One Brachyspira suanatina DNA segment encodes these proteins:
- a CDS encoding DUF4340 domain-containing protein, with protein sequence MNKNVTKIIVLLIALAVISVAAFLTTKQSRKKIEANKPRTQLFELNETNVTKYELKYAEEPIIVEKIDETWKVIAPSNDYKIDQLEAFANVKNFNTLNIDSTITNLAELDSFGLENPSNEFTVWEGNKEYKVFVGNKTADEEKYYVKYNDEYFSVELVYIEALKKTIDMLRDKQIFDKTIYIDSVVKTESNIRDYTNIIRKENRTNWVVDGIDEEISLDKAYRDFEALSLVKATGFVYDENMLKYLNRLFRIPDAVITIYMEDNTKTQYQIVYDNNDNRVYVKPQSGIIYEVDYNIYSAAMRDRSYYIKTEDDEKETNNENDPYMDTAEDSMRLDENLQQ encoded by the coding sequence ATGAATAAAAATGTTACAAAAATCATAGTTTTGCTTATAGCATTGGCAGTAATAAGTGTTGCAGCATTTCTAACAACTAAACAAAGCCGTAAAAAAATAGAGGCAAACAAACCTAGAACTCAGCTTTTTGAACTTAATGAAACAAATGTTACAAAATACGAATTAAAATATGCTGAAGAACCAATAATTGTAGAAAAAATAGATGAAACTTGGAAAGTAATAGCTCCATCTAATGATTATAAAATAGATCAGTTAGAGGCTTTTGCAAACGTTAAAAACTTCAATACTTTGAATATTGACTCCACAATAACAAATCTTGCTGAATTAGATTCATTCGGTTTAGAAAATCCAAGCAATGAATTTACTGTTTGGGAAGGCAATAAAGAATATAAAGTATTCGTTGGAAATAAAACAGCTGATGAAGAAAAATATTATGTAAAATATAATGATGAATATTTCAGCGTAGAACTCGTTTATATAGAAGCATTGAAGAAAACTATTGATATGCTTAGAGATAAACAAATATTTGATAAAACTATATATATAGATTCTGTAGTAAAAACAGAAAGTAATATAAGAGATTATACAAACATAATAAGAAAAGAAAATAGAACTAATTGGGTTGTTGATGGTATAGATGAAGAAATTAGTTTAGATAAAGCTTACAGAGATTTTGAGGCATTATCTTTAGTTAAAGCTACAGGTTTTGTATATGATGAAAATATGCTTAAATATTTAAATAGATTATTTAGAATACCTGATGCTGTTATTACAATATATATGGAAGATAATACAAAAACACAGTATCAAATAGTATATGATAATAATGATAACAGAGTATATGTAAAACCTCAAAGCGGTATAATATATGAAGTTGATTATAATATATATTCTGCTGCTATGCGTGACAGAAGCTATTATATAAAAACTGAAGATGATGAAAAAGAGACAAATAATGAAAATGATCCTTATATGGATACAGCAGAAGATAGTATGAGATTAGATGAAAATTTGCAGCAATAA
- a CDS encoding ABC transporter has translation MQSISYTINKSNVILKKELRHIFFSPIAYIFSAIFLIVSGVYFFSRFFILQQNDMQDFFSILPLILSLIIPPITMGLLSSEFSSGSYELISTQSVSTLEIILGKFFSAVIFMLFALMPTILYPMTLTFLGRLDIGPVIAGYIGSIFLIMALCAIGIFASSTTKNQIVALIVGLAIMISLNMFLRYLTLLFPASVNFIEVISGDYHFANIARGVLDLRDIIYFLSVTIIFLYLANIMLENRK, from the coding sequence GTGCAGTCTATAAGTTATACTATAAATAAATCTAATGTTATATTAAAAAAAGAATTAAGGCATATTTTCTTTTCACCTATAGCATATATATTTTCAGCAATATTTTTAATTGTTAGCGGAGTATATTTCTTCTCAAGATTCTTTATACTTCAGCAGAATGATATGCAGGATTTTTTCAGTATTCTGCCTTTAATACTATCGCTTATAATTCCGCCTATCACTATGGGGCTATTATCAAGTGAGTTTTCAAGCGGTTCTTATGAGCTTATAAGCACACAATCAGTTTCTACTTTAGAAATTATACTAGGTAAATTCTTTTCAGCAGTGATATTTATGCTTTTTGCATTAATGCCTACTATACTCTACCCTATGACATTAACTTTTTTGGGAAGATTGGATATAGGACCTGTAATTGCCGGATATATAGGAAGTATATTTCTTATTATGGCTTTATGTGCTATAGGCATATTCGCTTCATCTACTACAAAAAATCAGATAGTAGCTTTAATTGTAGGGCTTGCAATTATGATATCTTTGAATATGTTTTTAAGATATTTAACCTTACTTTTCCCTGCTTCTGTTAATTTCATAGAAGTTATAAGCGGTGATTATCATTTTGCTAATATAGCAAGAGGAGTATTGGATTTAAGAGATATTATATACTTCTTATCAGTTACAATAATATTCCTTTATTTAGCAAATATTATGCTTGAAAACAGAAAATAA
- a CDS encoding ABC transporter ATP-binding protein, with protein sequence MISVENLNKYYGDFHALKGVSFEINAGEIVGILGPNGAGKSTTLRILTCYLSPTSGNAIIDGKSILNNEREVKKVIGYLPESAPLYDDMSVFDYLVYMAEIQELERNRLSERLHYVVDACSLKDVISKSIGELSKGYKQRVGIAGAIIHDPKILILDEPTNGLDPNQIVEIRELIKELGKEKTVLISTHILSEVEATCSRAIIINQGNVIADADPKHLTLNNKENNKTSVRIKLSIKTNDDKNKIIEKLKKIENIYDVKAEDNGELKDITIYSNEEEPREKIYSFIKSTEWVIYEMFRERENLEEVFHTLTKGDK encoded by the coding sequence ATGATATCAGTAGAAAATTTAAACAAATACTATGGTGATTTTCATGCCTTAAAAGGCGTAAGTTTTGAAATAAATGCTGGTGAAATTGTTGGAATATTGGGACCAAACGGAGCAGGAAAATCCACTACTTTAAGAATATTAACTTGCTACCTTTCTCCTACTAGCGGAAATGCTATTATTGACGGAAAAAGTATATTAAATAATGAAAGAGAAGTAAAAAAGGTTATAGGATATTTACCTGAATCAGCACCGCTTTATGATGATATGAGCGTATTTGATTATCTGGTTTATATGGCTGAGATTCAGGAGCTTGAAAGAAACAGATTAAGTGAAAGACTTCATTATGTTGTAGATGCATGCAGCCTTAAAGATGTTATATCAAAATCAATCGGAGAGCTTTCAAAAGGTTATAAACAACGTGTAGGAATTGCTGGAGCTATTATACATGACCCTAAAATACTTATATTAGATGAGCCTACTAACGGACTTGACCCTAACCAAATAGTAGAGATTAGAGAGCTTATAAAAGAATTGGGCAAAGAAAAAACTGTTCTTATATCTACACATATATTAAGCGAAGTTGAGGCTACTTGTTCAAGGGCTATAATCATCAATCAGGGTAATGTTATTGCAGATGCTGATCCTAAACATTTAACTTTGAATAACAAAGAAAATAATAAAACATCTGTAAGAATAAAATTATCTATAAAAACAAATGATGATAAAAATAAAATAATAGAAAAGTTAAAGAAAATAGAAAATATTTATGATGTTAAAGCAGAAGATAATGGAGAGTTAAAAGACATCACAATATATTCTAATGAAGAAGAGCCTAGAGAAAAGATTTATTCATTTATCAAAAGTACAGAATGGGTAATATATGAAATGTTCAGAGAAAGAGAAAATCTAGAAGAAGTATTCCATACATTAACAAAAGGAGATAAATAA
- a CDS encoding AAA family ATPase, with protein MELNKEKINYIIEKLSDRLYEKEDAISFTFLCALAGKSVFLYGPPGTAKSLIVRRIASAFRDSKYFGQLMNRFTTPEDVFGPVSLSKLKEDKFERQTEGYLPKADFVFLDEIWKSSPAILNTLLTIINEKIYRNGIIEEKVPLKILVAASNETPPKDQGLDAMYDRFIMRLLVNPAEDIDNFKSLIVDKDVDFNANLNEEDKISAEDLESLKSNIEEVEVPSNILNIIISIKNEIDEYNNGNNEPIYISDRRWKNIVYILKASAYFSDRKEILPSDCFLISNCIWTLEENINAVNSIVKKSIMRFLNDDNEEFDYDKIYDEAEELRTNIDKDSISDRDEYKNEININGKMYFSIDVFYEYKNTYGNNRVSIVKLYIEINKINNNTQFNPLMNIYDNDAFNNANGRNPKYNDYYDNYSNLKKSTDYVAADNVFCSFTNANTIQVKTNNYYNRFVDQNGDIVSSLNISIPIKFRKGDIKPIEYNKRNSYMYVCSDLLNAVNNKIESYESDLKSMIEKCDSVFINKRYIQKFIYNNDYLSSLKSLKINIEHCIDKLKNNY; from the coding sequence ATGGAATTAAATAAAGAAAAAATAAATTACATTATAGAAAAACTTTCAGATAGACTTTATGAAAAAGAAGATGCTATATCATTTACTTTTTTATGTGCTTTAGCTGGAAAATCAGTATTTTTATATGGCCCTCCCGGTACTGCTAAAAGTTTAATCGTAAGAAGAATAGCTTCTGCTTTTAGAGATTCCAAATATTTCGGTCAGCTTATGAATAGATTTACAACCCCCGAAGATGTATTCGGTCCTGTGAGCTTATCAAAATTAAAAGAAGATAAATTTGAAAGACAAACTGAAGGTTATTTGCCTAAGGCTGATTTTGTATTTTTAGATGAAATTTGGAAAAGCAGTCCTGCAATATTAAATACATTATTAACTATAATAAATGAAAAAATATACAGAAATGGAATCATTGAAGAAAAAGTGCCTTTAAAAATATTAGTTGCGGCAAGTAATGAAACTCCTCCCAAAGATCAGGGACTTGATGCTATGTATGATAGATTTATAATGCGTTTATTAGTTAATCCTGCTGAAGATATAGACAATTTCAAATCATTGATAGTTGATAAAGATGTTGATTTTAATGCTAATCTAAATGAGGAAGATAAAATATCAGCTGAAGATTTGGAAAGTTTAAAAAGCAATATAGAAGAAGTGGAAGTACCTTCTAATATTCTTAATATTATAATTTCAATAAAAAATGAAATAGATGAATATAATAACGGGAATAATGAACCTATTTATATTTCGGATAGAAGATGGAAGAATATCGTTTATATATTAAAAGCTTCTGCATATTTTTCAGATAGAAAAGAAATACTTCCTTCAGACTGTTTTTTAATTTCTAATTGTATTTGGACATTAGAAGAAAATATTAATGCTGTTAATAGCATAGTGAAAAAATCTATAATGCGTTTTTTGAATGATGATAATGAAGAATTTGATTATGATAAAATATACGATGAAGCAGAAGAACTTAGAACAAATATAGATAAAGATTCTATAAGTGACAGAGATGAGTATAAAAATGAAATTAATATAAATGGTAAAATGTATTTTTCTATAGATGTATTTTATGAATATAAAAATACTTATGGAAATAATAGAGTGAGTATTGTAAAACTCTATATTGAAATTAATAAAATAAATAATAATACTCAATTTAATCCTTTAATGAATATATATGATAATGATGCTTTTAATAATGCAAATGGCAGAAACCCAAAATATAATGATTATTATGATAATTATAGTAATTTAAAAAAATCTACTGATTATGTTGCAGCTGACAATGTATTTTGTTCATTTACAAATGCAAATACTATTCAAGTAAAAACTAATAATTATTATAACCGTTTTGTTGATCAAAATGGAGATATAGTATCATCATTAAATATATCTATTCCTATTAAGTTTAGAAAAGGAGATATAAAACCTATAGAATACAATAAAAGAAATAGTTATATGTATGTTTGTTCGGATTTGCTTAATGCAGTAAATAATAAAATAGAGTCTTATGAAAGTGATTTGAAATCTATGATTGAAAAATGCGACTCTGTTTTTATAAATAAAAGATATATACAAAAATTTATTTATAATAATGATTATTTATCTAGTTTGAAATCTCTTAAAATTAATATTGAGCATTGTATAGATAAATTAAAGAATAATTATTAA
- a CDS encoding VWA domain-containing protein produces MNIHDINNILKETKYILKERFSQYDIFMSNNDMQKEITKKINDFNYNLEKHLKDDNPFKDSYFIYEEAKNSFTENETDKESLLKYIENYRLIAGDDNADFFYSKIDSLEKDEYNNEIIAIRKSVFNSWKDELDKQYMNWVLNEIDKYRNKFFQDMEKFFDYLNNLKYIQDIFGEDTELLFDLSIGKLLKKDIEYIKRLLNLLKENSYIKRLCDMLGRFIKSEETIKTEKILRKETFSRKIRDINSEEEIVGITYSRDIHNILPQEKLLLAEGVLETLFGVKYFENRLLTFKKEGYIDSYYDRYIEEEIQVKEEDKKGPIIICVDTSSSMSGVPETVSKAVTLYLATRAMKQKRNCYIINFSTKIKTMDLTYPNTMDNLIEFLRLSFNGGTDPIPALRHAIKTMNTENYKKSDLLFISDFVFNGFTDEDYKLAEEQKKKENRFYSLVIGSTPMFNVENSIFDYNWCYDSSIGSIKEITGNMYSSIFGH; encoded by the coding sequence ATGAATATTCATGATATTAACAATATTTTAAAAGAAACTAAATATATATTAAAAGAAAGATTTTCTCAGTATGATATATTTATGAGCAATAATGATATGCAAAAAGAAATTACTAAGAAAATAAATGATTTTAATTATAATTTAGAAAAACATTTAAAAGATGATAATCCATTTAAAGATTCATATTTTATTTATGAAGAAGCCAAAAATAGTTTTACAGAAAATGAAACAGATAAAGAATCACTTTTAAAATATATTGAAAATTACAGATTAATTGCAGGCGATGATAATGCTGACTTTTTCTATTCAAAAATAGATTCTTTAGAAAAAGATGAGTATAATAATGAGATAATAGCTATTAGAAAATCAGTTTTTAATAGTTGGAAAGATGAACTTGATAAACAATATATGAATTGGGTATTAAATGAAATAGATAAATACAGAAATAAATTTTTTCAAGATATGGAAAAATTTTTTGATTATTTGAATAATTTAAAGTATATACAGGATATATTTGGAGAAGATACAGAATTATTATTTGATTTGAGTATAGGAAAATTATTAAAAAAAGATATTGAATATATAAAAAGACTTTTAAATTTATTAAAAGAAAATTCATATATAAAAAGATTATGCGATATGCTCGGAAGGTTTATAAAGTCTGAAGAAACTATAAAAACAGAAAAGATTTTAAGAAAAGAAACATTCAGCAGAAAAATAAGAGATATTAATTCAGAAGAGGAGATTGTAGGAATAACTTATTCTAGAGATATACATAATATACTTCCTCAGGAGAAACTGCTTTTGGCTGAAGGCGTACTTGAAACTTTATTTGGAGTAAAATATTTTGAGAATAGACTTTTAACTTTCAAAAAAGAAGGATATATTGACTCTTATTATGACAGATATATTGAAGAAGAAATTCAAGTAAAAGAAGAAGATAAAAAGGGACCTATTATAATATGCGTTGATACAAGCAGTTCTATGAGCGGAGTGCCTGAAACTGTTTCAAAGGCTGTTACATTATATTTGGCTACTCGTGCAATGAAGCAGAAAAGAAATTGCTATATTATAAATTTTAGTACTAAAATAAAAACTATGGATTTGACATATCCTAATACTATGGATAATTTAATAGAGTTCTTGAGATTGAGTTTCAATGGAGGTACAGATCCCATTCCGGCACTGAGGCATGCTATAAAAACTATGAATACCGAGAATTATAAAAAATCTGATTTGCTTTTTATTTCTGACTTTGTATTTAATGGTTTTACAGATGAAGATTATAAATTGGCTGAAGAACAAAAGAAAAAAGAAAATAGATTTTATTCTCTTGTAATAGGAAGTACTCCTATGTTTAATGTGGAAAACAGTATATTTGATTATAATTGGTGCTATGATTCTTCAATAGGCTCAATTAAAGAGATTACAGGAAATATGTATTCAAGTATATTCGGACATTAA
- the rnc gene encoding ribonuclease III — translation MNIDKILNNCQTAIKYEFRNRNHLLEAITHRTYANESKKKMKYNQRLEFLGDSVLSLIISDYLFKKYNSSKEGLLSKVKSSLVSQKSLADISKELKLGDFLLLGHGEEASGGRYRDNMLEDLFEAIVGAIYLDSGITSASKFVMMAYKERLSNLDIENFDKDYKTIFQELIQKKHKTSPIYKSYEYYDDNNHEMFKAEVYVNDKNFALGIGKSKKEAETNAAKKALDKIEMASMAIKKNKKINK, via the coding sequence ATGAATATAGATAAAATCTTAAATAATTGTCAGACGGCTATAAAATATGAGTTTAGAAACAGAAATCATCTGTTAGAGGCTATAACTCATAGAACTTATGCTAATGAATCTAAAAAGAAAATGAAATATAATCAGAGATTAGAGTTTTTAGGAGACTCTGTGCTTTCTCTTATTATTTCAGATTATCTATTTAAAAAATATAATAGCAGTAAAGAAGGTTTATTATCTAAAGTAAAATCTTCTTTAGTATCGCAAAAAAGTTTGGCTGATATTTCAAAAGAGCTTAAACTCGGAGATTTTTTACTTTTAGGACATGGAGAAGAGGCTTCAGGTGGAAGGTATAGAGATAATATGCTTGAAGATTTATTCGAGGCTATAGTAGGTGCTATATATTTAGATTCAGGTATTACAAGTGCATCCAAATTTGTTATGATGGCTTATAAAGAAAGGCTTAGCAATTTGGATATTGAAAACTTTGATAAAGATTATAAAACTATATTTCAAGAGCTTATACAGAAAAAACATAAAACTAGTCCTATTTATAAATCTTATGAATATTATGATGATAATAATCATGAGATGTTTAAAGCTGAAGTTTATGTAAATGATAAAAATTTTGCTTTGGGTATAGGTAAAAGTAAGAAAGAAGCGGAAACTAATGCTGCCAAAAAAGCATTGGATAAAATAGAAATGGCTAGTATGGCAATAAAGAAAAATAAAAAAATTAATAAGTAA
- the rpe gene encoding ribulose-phosphate 3-epimerase, translating into MGKINIAPSILTASFSNLDATIKELEEAGSDYLHLDIMDGVFVPQITFGAKVLSDIKKVSKIPLDAHLMVVNPEKHIDDFAKAGADIISVHFEGNIHIHRLIYQIKAHNIKAGVVLNPHTRVDVIEPIIDDIDYLLIMSVNPGFGGQKFIESSLNKLKEAKKLIGNRDIILAVDGGVNLKTCDRVVEAGANFLVAGSAIIDSDNKKDTINKLRGN; encoded by the coding sequence ATGGGTAAAATTAATATAGCACCATCAATACTTACAGCATCATTTTCTAATTTGGATGCAACTATAAAAGAACTTGAAGAAGCAGGAAGTGATTATTTGCATTTAGATATAATGGACGGAGTATTTGTTCCGCAAATTACATTCGGTGCAAAAGTTCTTTCTGATATAAAAAAGGTAAGTAAAATACCTTTAGATGCACATCTAATGGTAGTAAATCCTGAAAAACATATTGATGATTTTGCTAAGGCTGGTGCAGATATTATAAGTGTTCATTTTGAGGGTAATATACATATACATAGATTAATTTATCAGATAAAAGCACATAATATAAAAGCTGGTGTTGTTCTTAATCCTCATACTAGAGTTGATGTAATAGAACCTATCATTGATGATATTGATTATTTGCTTATAATGAGTGTAAATCCGGGATTCGGGGGACAGAAATTCATTGAATCATCTTTGAATAAATTAAAGGAAGCAAAAAAATTAATAGGAAATAGAGATATAATACTTGCAGTTGACGGCGGAGTTAATTTAAAAACTTGTGATAGAGTAGTTGAGGCAGGAGCAAATTTCCTTGTGGCTGGAAGTGCAATAATAGACAGCGATAATAAAAAAGATACTATTAATAAATTGAGAGGAAATTAA
- a CDS encoding tetratricopeptide repeat protein, protein MEELDNSNNNENEEEKQNEDSPKVFINNAQILESGQILITPPKPDEKTFEDWKRTSDEYADKGEYEKAIEAYFRILWTDPNNTEYWEHLSYLYLNGGRYNDAVYAISECVKLDTNNHQYLYKLGGLYILNENYKEAEDYTLKALKLDPLNYKYFQRLGIVYYYINQYDNALSLILKSIELESNDYNNLLLLAYIYDAKSEYDEAIKSILKYLDHIKEKSDSECFVYQYLSILYMKNKQYNTAIETLSKNLDLYPNDDFNYNLLANVYILINQYKEAIDSALKAVNLNKNNFCNSYVLANAFYKNKDYDKSIEILLNTLKLLKENHKEEKLINIKSRKLKNRIIELNDRSIEELCKNLDLDEKNYDYYHLLGKCYNKIGEYNKSICFFLLAYELDNENIYNLHWIGSTYNQNKNYNASINFLLKNIDLSSDIIDSYYWLADSYYNIGKYDKVIKNASKIDNLKIDDENIEYLSILGKSYYKSEKYEKSASILSKVLEKDENNLEILTLLGKSYSSVNNHKKAIEMFVKYDSLNPNDTDNLKSLSKSYYDSGEYNSAINIFLKLTELYPNEAEYWYYLGNSLKNTNQNKEAKEAYKKALKINPYNQTYKEGLKSVGANFFKSAYIWVTILFILVLIVCGIFLFKTKANLGMALPLFTVIFVLMFKTVSLLKK, encoded by the coding sequence ATGGAAGAATTAGATAATAGTAACAATAATGAAAATGAAGAAGAAAAACAAAATGAAGATTCTCCAAAAGTATTTATAAATAATGCTCAAATTCTTGAATCAGGTCAAATATTAATAACTCCTCCAAAACCAGATGAAAAAACTTTTGAAGATTGGAAAAGAACGTCAGATGAATATGCTGATAAAGGCGAATATGAAAAAGCTATAGAAGCATATTTTAGAATACTTTGGACTGATCCTAATAATACAGAATATTGGGAGCATTTAAGTTATTTATATTTAAATGGCGGCAGATATAATGATGCAGTATATGCTATATCAGAATGTGTAAAATTAGATACTAATAATCATCAGTATTTATATAAGCTTGGCGGATTGTATATATTAAATGAAAATTATAAAGAAGCAGAAGATTATACATTAAAAGCTTTAAAATTAGATCCGTTAAATTATAAGTATTTTCAAAGACTTGGAATAGTTTATTATTATATTAATCAATATGATAATGCTTTAAGTTTAATTTTAAAATCTATAGAATTAGAAAGTAATGATTATAATAATTTGCTTTTATTAGCTTATATTTATGATGCTAAGAGCGAATATGATGAAGCTATAAAATCTATATTAAAATATTTAGATCATATAAAAGAAAAATCAGATAGTGAATGTTTCGTATATCAATATCTTTCTATACTATATATGAAAAATAAGCAGTATAATACGGCAATAGAAACATTATCAAAAAACTTAGATTTGTATCCTAATGATGATTTTAATTATAACTTGCTTGCAAATGTTTATATATTAATAAATCAATATAAAGAAGCTATAGATTCAGCGTTAAAAGCAGTTAATTTAAATAAAAATAATTTTTGTAATTCTTATGTATTAGCTAATGCATTTTATAAAAATAAAGATTATGATAAATCTATAGAAATATTATTGAATACATTAAAATTATTAAAAGAAAATCATAAAGAAGAAAAATTAATAAATATTAAATCTAGAAAATTAAAAAATAGAATAATCGAATTGAATGATAGATCTATAGAAGAGCTTTGTAAAAATTTAGATTTAGATGAAAAAAATTATGATTATTATCATTTATTAGGAAAATGTTATAATAAAATTGGAGAGTATAATAAATCAATATGTTTTTTCTTACTAGCGTATGAATTAGATAATGAAAATATTTACAATCTTCATTGGATTGGATCTACATACAATCAAAATAAAAATTATAATGCATCAATAAATTTTCTATTGAAAAATATAGATTTAAGCAGCGATATTATAGATAGTTATTATTGGCTTGCTGATTCATATTATAATATAGGTAAATATGATAAAGTTATAAAGAATGCGTCAAAAATAGATAATTTAAAAATAGATGATGAAAACATAGAATACTTATCAATATTAGGAAAGTCTTATTACAAATCAGAAAAATATGAAAAATCTGCTTCCATTTTATCGAAAGTGTTAGAAAAAGATGAAAACAATTTGGAGATTTTAACTTTATTAGGAAAATCATATAGTTCTGTAAATAATCATAAAAAAGCAATAGAAATGTTTGTTAAATATGATAGTTTAAATCCTAATGATACAGATAATTTAAAATCTTTATCAAAATCATATTATGATAGTGGAGAATATAATAGTGCTATAAATATTTTTTTGAAATTAACAGAATTATATCCTAATGAGGCAGAATATTGGTATTATTTAGGTAATTCATTGAAAAATACTAATCAAAATAAAGAAGCTAAAGAAGCATATAAAAAAGCTTTGAAAATAAATCCTTATAATCAAACATATAAAGAAGGCTTAAAAAGTGTAGGAGCAAATTTTTTCAAGTCTGCATATATTTGGGTAACAATTTTGTTTATTTTAGTTCTTATTGTATGCGGTATATTTTTATTCAAAACAAAAGCTAATCTTGGTATGGCATTACCTTTATTTACAGTAATTTTTGTTCTAATGTTTAAGACAGTTTCATTATTAAAAAAATAG
- the rarD gene encoding EamA family transporter RarD, producing the protein MSNNNNNKSILLASTAYIIWGLLPLYWKSVQNFDSAFVLGLRVITTFIFTLIIIIYKRANLYRGIKPLISIIIAGFFLGLNWYLYIYTVNSGHVLEAGLAYYIAPILSILVGIIVFREKKTPLEYAAIILMFIGMIYQTITLGKPPIMAFFIGLTFSIYGLFKKLTIYSSWESLFLETTAILIPSIILSTIYFPKTPQPIYSWVSLMFAGVATGIPLYLYAKAAKGLQVSTLGFLQFLLPFFATLLAIFVYKEEVNLNRAITLSIIILAAILYAISIFKNSANKNN; encoded by the coding sequence ATGTCAAATAATAATAATAATAAATCTATTTTACTAGCTTCGACAGCGTATATAATTTGGGGTCTTCTTCCTCTTTATTGGAAATCAGTTCAGAATTTTGATTCAGCTTTTGTTTTGGGTTTAAGGGTTATAACTACTTTTATATTTACTTTGATAATAATAATATATAAAAGGGCTAATTTATACAGAGGTATTAAGCCATTAATATCTATAATAATAGCGGGATTTTTTTTAGGACTTAATTGGTATTTATATATTTACACTGTTAATTCAGGACATGTTCTTGAGGCAGGGCTAGCTTATTATATAGCACCTATTTTAAGTATATTAGTAGGCATTATAGTTTTTAGAGAGAAAAAAACTCCATTAGAATATGCAGCAATTATTTTAATGTTTATAGGAATGATTTATCAAACTATCACATTAGGCAAGCCTCCTATAATGGCATTTTTTATAGGTCTTACTTTTTCAATATACGGCTTATTCAAAAAACTTACAATATATTCAAGCTGGGAAAGTTTATTTTTAGAAACAACTGCTATATTAATTCCATCAATAATTTTAAGTACAATATATTTTCCTAAAACTCCTCAGCCAATTTATTCTTGGGTATCATTAATGTTTGCAGGAGTTGCTACAGGAATACCATTATATTTATATGCCAAAGCGGCTAAAGGACTTCAAGTTTCTACTCTTGGATTTCTTCAGTTTTTACTTCCATTTTTTGCTACTTTACTTGCAATTTTTGTATATAAGGAAGAAGTTAATTTGAATAGGGCTATTACTTTGTCTATAATAATATTAGCGGCAATTCTTTATGCTATTTCTATATTTAAAAATTCTGCTAATAAAAATAATTGA
- a CDS encoding tetratricopeptide repeat protein, with protein sequence MKKGLIFLAAVVFLLISCASAVKISVEEGQYPKIIAEKGYTEFGNKNYKTAIAYYQYIIDNFDRENYAKDVAWAYYEIGFCYYYQKKYEEALKYFDIVLNNFTVLPPKILAQKVMQDIYEEKPKLKPVEIIEEEIEVIEENIDS encoded by the coding sequence GTGAAAAAAGGTTTGATTTTTTTAGCTGCGGTTGTTTTTTTATTAATTTCATGTGCTTCAGCGGTTAAAATTTCTGTAGAGGAAGGACAGTATCCTAAAATAATAGCTGAAAAAGGATACACTGAATTTGGTAATAAAAACTATAAAACTGCTATAGCCTATTATCAGTACATAATAGATAATTTTGATAGAGAAAATTATGCTAAAGATGTAGCCTGGGCTTATTATGAGATAGGTTTTTGTTATTATTATCAAAAAAAGTATGAAGAAGCTTTAAAGTATTTTGATATAGTTCTTAATAATTTTACTGTTTTGCCTCCTAAAATTTTAGCTCAAAAAGTTATGCAAGATATTTATGAAGAAAAACCTAAATTAAAACCTGTTGAAATTATAGAAGAGGAAATAGAAGTTATTGAAGAAAATATAGACTCATGA